Genomic segment of Streptomyces sp. NA02950:
GCGCCAGCGGGCCGGGGCCGGTGAAGACGAGGAGCACCAGCGCCCAGCAGAACATCGCGGACGCCTCGCCGCCGTTCTCGATGGGCCACAGCTTCTCGGGCTGGTGCTCAACGAAGTAGGCGTAGGCCATCGAACCGGAGGAGATGAACGCGGCGCTGCGGGTGCCCAGTCCGAGCATCACCAGGCCGCCGCCGACGAGTTGGATCACCGCGGCGTACCAGCCGGGCCAGGTGCCCGCGTCGACGGTCTTGCCGGTGCCCATCATCCCGCCGAACCAGCCCAGCAGGGAGGAGGCGCCGTGGCAGAAGAAGAGCAGACCCACAACGATGCGGAAAAGGGACAGAACGTACGGCCTGCCGGTGTCGAGCAGTTCGCCGAGCGAGCGTGGCGCGGTCGAGGGGGACATGAGGGCGTGCTCCTTGTTCCGGGGACGGGAAACAACGCGCCAGGTTAGGTTACCCTCACCTATTGTTGCAAGTTCAAGTTCCTGCCAAACTTGAGCCCCCGTCCACTGTTTCGAGAACGTCTGGCCTCGCCCTTCAGGGGCGGATACGCGGGACGGGGACACTTTCCTGCCAGGCTCCGTCCGATACGGCCACCCGCAGCACCGCACGCGCAATGGCGTCGGTGTCGCACAACGTGACCGAATTCACCCCCGGCCGGGCCCCGGCGGCCATCACCCAGTGAACGCCCTCGGTCGGCACGCCGACGGCGAACCGACACGGATGCGGCCTGTTCTGAGCGTCCACCAGCCGGTACGGCGCCGGGGTGACATCGACACCGCCCGTCTCGTAGGCCGTCCACCTGGTGCGGGCGGCCCTGCCCGGTACGCGGCAGTCCCCTCAGCAACGCGTCCGCCGTACCGCGCAGATGCTGGACGCAGGACGCGCGCCCCTCATGCCGGTCGCTCCCGGGGAATCGAGCCGCTGGCCGGAACTGATCCCTCCGGTGTGGGGCGGATCACTCGCACCACGGTGTGCGAGGTCGGCGGGGGGCGGGAGGAGGGCGCCCCGCGGTCAGGGCCCGGTCCACTCCGTCTCCAACTCCGCCGTCAGCCGGGCCGGGCCGCCTGACGAGCCACTCCGCGCCTGGTCCAGCCGCAGCCGCGCGGTACGTCCGCGCAGCGTCAGCGTCATCAGCTGGTTGCCGAACCACGGGCCGCCGGTTTTGCGCCAGCTCAGCTTCGAACGCGGAACCCGGCCGTGGCGGGTGAAGAGCCGGCCGATCGCCCTTCCCGCCCCGCTCCAGCCGAAGCGGAAACCCGCCCGGATCGAGGCGTGGATGCTGTTGTGCACCGGAGAACAGGTCAGCTGGCGCACCTGGCTGCGCGGCCGCCCCGGCCAGCGCGACCAGTCCGGTTCGGCGATGTACGCGTGGTGCACATCGCCCGACAGCACACTGATCGTGGCCGGTGCCGAGGCCGTGCCGCCCACCTGCACGATCAGATCGGTCAGGGCGTCGAAGGACTCGGGGAACGCGGCCCAGTGCTCCAAGTCGCCCCGCTGCCGCAGATCCTCGCCGATGCGCGCCCAGCGCGCTCCGCGTCTGCCGGTGCACACCGAGGCGTTCCAGGTCTCGACGTCATGCACGAAGTGGGGGAGCAGCCAGGGCAGGGAGCTGCCGATCAGCAGGTGGTCGTAGGGCGAGCCTGTGCCCTGGGACGCGTGGGGCGCGTGGGGTGAGTCCGTGCCGTGGGGCGGGTGGGGTGCGTCCGTGCCCTCCAGCGCCTGTTCGCGGGCCCATGCCAGCTCCTTGTCATGGAGCATCGCCCGCTCGTGCTCGCTCAGCACCCGGGCGCCCCGGGTGTCGACCATCAGCAGCCGCACCCGCCCGAAGTCGCGGCGGTAGCTCCAGCGGGTGTACGCGGGGTCCGCGTCGGCGTGGGAGGCGAACTCCCGCAGCGCCTCCGTGCCGTCGGCCGCCTCGCGCACCGCCGCGTACAGCGGATCGGCGGCCAGTTCGGCGGGGGAGAGGTTGCCCAGGTGCTGATACACCCAGTACGACATCAGACCGCTGACGATCCGCTCCTCCCACCACGGGGTGGCCCGCATCCGGCTGAGCCACGCCTCGCTGGTGTTCCAGTCGTCTATGACGTCGTGGTCGTCGAAGATCATGCAGCTGGGGACGGTGGAGAGCAGCCACCGCACCTCGGGGTCCAGCCACGATTCGTAGTAGAGCCAGGTGTACTCCTCGTAGTCCGCGACCTGCTCACCCGGTGGCTCGTTCGGATCGCGGCGGGCGGCGATGCGGCGGCGGGTCTCCTCGGAGGTCTCGTCCGCGTACACCTGGTCGCCCAGCAGCACCAGCACATCGGGGCGCGGGGCGCCGGGGGTGCGGGCCAGGGTGGCGGCGAGGGTGTCCAGGGCGTCGGGCCCGACCGGGTCGTGCGAGGCGTCGGAGGGCGCAGCCGCCCAGCGGCAGGAGCCGAACGCGATGCGTACGGGCACGTCCTCGCTTCCGGCGGTGGCGGGGCTTCCGGCGCCGGCGGCGGCCGCGGGGGTGCGGATCGTGCTGTCTGGAAAGTCCGAATCGGGCAGCGGCCAGACCTGCTCGCCGTCCAGCAGCACCCGGTAGGCCGTCTCGCTTCCCGGGCGCAGCCCGGTGACCGGGACCAGGGCGTAGTGGTGCCCGGCGATATGCCAGGTGGCGGCGGTGCCGCCGGCGCCGTCGGCGCACCTCACCTCGGCTTCGCAGGGCCGGTCGGCTTCGACCCAGACGGTCGCGTTCGTCCCGGTCT
This window contains:
- a CDS encoding alkaline phosphatase D family protein, translated to MAGLRLGPLLRQVDWETGTNATVWVEADRPCEAEVRCADGAGGTAATWHIAGHHYALVPVTGLRPGSETAYRVLLDGEQVWPLPDSDFPDSTIRTPAAAAGAGSPATAGSEDVPVRIAFGSCRWAAAPSDASHDPVGPDALDTLAATLARTPGAPRPDVLVLLGDQVYADETSEETRRRIAARRDPNEPPGEQVADYEEYTWLYYESWLDPEVRWLLSTVPSCMIFDDHDVIDDWNTSEAWLSRMRATPWWEERIVSGLMSYWVYQHLGNLSPAELAADPLYAAVREAADGTEALREFASHADADPAYTRWSYRRDFGRVRLLMVDTRGARVLSEHERAMLHDKELAWAREQALEGTDAPHPPHGTDSPHAPHASQGTGSPYDHLLIGSSLPWLLPHFVHDVETWNASVCTGRRGARWARIGEDLRQRGDLEHWAAFPESFDALTDLIVQVGGTASAPATISVLSGDVHHAYIAEPDWSRWPGRPRSQVRQLTCSPVHNSIHASIRAGFRFGWSGAGRAIGRLFTRHGRVPRSKLSWRKTGGPWFGNQLMTLTLRGRTARLRLDQARSGSSGGPARLTAELETEWTGP
- a CDS encoding DoxX family protein; the encoded protein is MSPSTAPRSLGELLDTGRPYVLSLFRIVVGLLFFCHGASSLLGWFGGMMGTGKTVDAGTWPGWYAAVIQLVGGGLVMLGLGTRSAAFISSGSMAYAYFVEHQPEKLWPIENGGEASAMFCWALVLLVFTGPGPLALERLFSRASAADAPARRQPTAV